Proteins from one Cicer arietinum cultivar CDC Frontier isolate Library 1 chromosome 3, Cicar.CDCFrontier_v2.0, whole genome shotgun sequence genomic window:
- the LOC101513137 gene encoding uncharacterized protein isoform X1 codes for MISDSDASLRKRDVLDRRLSIIDFLSADDSLLDPISSNHQHSENETWYTPNSKKFEDASTKIEQWEHEPQTSEKKTNKNKCNLRKSLAWDSAFFTSAGVLDAEELSSIIEGVEKEALPRIEEDVYRSCESISTLESDSLTVESVDLEGDLFEDVRASIQKSSNKSKLASASTRVSSTSGLQNRDSSGKVGLVSGLVSRNKVKAPPTPRNPTAAVRGIVKTTNKSNPTFTPFPQHTPTRRESSISKPSKVPAKPSASSTISAKRALISDLHVKSEKDKAKHIIGDRVSSMSKASVIGGSRGTEPKPPVLSKLTSGQSVSTKTKSATSTSSGSNSSNNIGKSPFNSSRRKVIAGISKLPSSRPPPVRTPSGIASRNKTESGYSSLSGLLSANKLSSSVSPASSVSDWSSESSVSTSMLKYMCDSSRSSIDSCSSRKVLLDTNADQGINYQIPQSDLSLEGQEGQHTGFVIQSVRTTSVAAITPAAPAKPSGLRLPSPKIGFFDGAKSSVRTPRGGVQPQSVVPHGLLKHRAGSPSEGQNKAKLGKLQAVRSIKSIENKTPDNQQNPHPNPFDESLDVATKTSSAEQNVKSSSEMPMGAVENVTYTSLSHGMEKTNYDLHPLTCVEYQENVYHDNQVNCLSKQVELVDINSKPREKIRGGSLPICETDVCFHDESNGLELSNHNELFDYPKNLELLKGSSTPHLCGIPTSIDMATSVRRPFAEKNSFCNMDCSVFTEPAVLEVKPINLHVPESIKTENN; via the exons ATGATTTCCGATTCCGACGCTTCTCTCAGAAAGAGGGACGTCCTAGACCGACGCCTCAGTATCATCGACTTTTTGTCAGCTGATGATTCGCTTCTCGATCCCATTTCTTCCAATCACCAACATTCAG AAAATGAAACGTGGTACACTCCgaattcaaaaaaatttgaagaCGCTTCTACGAAAATTGAACAGTGGGAGCATGAACCTCAAACTTCAGAAAAAAAGACGAACAAAAACAAGTGCAATTTGCGGAAGAGTTTAGCTTGGGACAGTGCTTTTTTCACTAGTGCTG GGGTTTTGGATGCTGAGGAGCTGTCTAGTATAATTGAAGGTGTTGAAAAGGAAGCATTGCCAAGAATTGAAGAGGATGTGTACAGGTCGTGTGAGTCCATTTCGACGTTAGAGAGCGATAGTTTGACCGTCGAAAGTGTTGACTTGGAGGGTGATTTGTTTGAGGACGTTAGAGCTTCAATTCAGAAATCTAGCAATAAGTCCAAACTTGCAAGTGCATCAACTAGAGTGTCCTCTACCTCGGGGCTACAAAATCGTGACT CTTCCGGAAAGGTTGGCTTAGTTTCTGGCTTAGTTTCTCGCAACAAG GTGAAGGCCCCACCTACTCCTAGGAACCCAACGGCTGCTGTGAGAGGAATTGTGAAGACAACAAACAAGAGCAATCCTACTTTTACACCATTTCCACAG CATACCCCAACAAGGAGGGAGTCGTCTATTTCAAAGCCATCGAAGGTACCAGCAAAGCCTAGTGCAAGTTCCACAATTTCAGCCAAGAGAGCATTGATCAGTGATCTTCATGTCAAAAGCGAAAAGGACAAGGCAAAACACATAATTGGTG ATAGAGTCAGTTCAATGTCAAAAGCATCTGTTATTGGAGGTTCTCGGGGTACAGAGCCTAAGCCCCCAGTGTTATCCAAATTAACTTCTGGCCAGTCAGTATCAACCAAGACAAAATCAGCCACTTCCACATCTTCTGGTAGCAATTCATCCAATAATATTGGTAAATCTCCATTTAATTCCTCAAGAAGAAAAGTTATTGCTGGAATTTCAAAGCTACCCTCGTCTCGCCCACCACCGGTCAGAACACCATCAGGAATTGCTTCAAGAAATAAAACTGAATCTGGGTATTCTAGTCTCTCAGGCTTGTTGTCGGCCAACAAGCTTTCTTCTAGTGTTTCACCTGCTAGCTCTGTTAGTGACTGGTCTTCAGAGTCATCTGTATCAACTTCTATGCTTAAATACATGTGTGATAGTTCAAGGTCCAGCATTGATAGTTGCTCTAGCAGAAAGGTTTTATTGGACACTAATGCAGATCAAGGTATAAATTATCAGATTCCTCAGAGTGATTTGAGCTTAGAAGGGCAGGAGGGTCAGCACACAGGGTTTGTCATTCAAAGTGTTAGGACCACTTCTGTGGCAGCAATTACTCCCGCAGCTCCAGCAAAACCTTCGGGCCTTCGACTGCCTTCACCAAAGATTGGTTTTTTTGATGGG GCGAAATCCTCAGTGCGCACTCCACGTGGAGGAGTCCAACCACAATCTGTCGTGCCTCATGGCTTGCTAAAACATAGAGCTGGAAGTCCAAGTGAAGGCCAAAACAAAGCAAAGCTTGGAAAGCTGCAAGCAGTGAGATCTATCAAGTCAATTGAAAACAAAACACCAGATAACCAGCAAAACCCACATCCAAATCCTTTTGATGAATCATTAGATGTTGCAACTAAGACATCTAGTGCAGAGCAGAATGTCAAAAGCTCTTCTGAGATGCCCATGGGTGCTGTCGAAAATGTTACATATACATCACTTTCCCATGGAATGGAGAAAACTAATTATGATTTGCATCCACTTACCTGTGTCGAGTACCAGGAAAATGTGTATCATGATAATCAAGTTAATTGTTTGAGCAAACAAGTTGAACTTGTAGACATAAATTCCAAGCCACGGGAAAAGATCAGGGGCGGTTCTCTTCCTATCTGTGAGACTGATGTCTGCTTCCATGATGAATCCAATGGTCTGGAGTTATCAAATCACAATGAGCTTTTTGATTATCCTAAAAACCTGGAATTATTGAAGGGTTCGTCTACTCCACATCTATGTGGCATCCCAACCAGCATTGATATGGCAACTTCAGTTAGAAGACCTTTTGCAGAAAAGAATTCATTTTGCAACATGGATTGCAGTGTTTTTACAGAACCAGCAGTTTTGGAGGTAAAACCAATCAACTTACATGTGCCCGAAAGCATTAAGACAGAAAACAACTGA
- the LOC101513137 gene encoding uncharacterized protein isoform X2 — protein MISDSDASLRKRDVLDRRLSIIDFLSADDSLLDPISSNHQHSENETWYTPNSKKFEDASTKIEQWEHEPQTSEKKTNKNKCNLRKSLAWDSAFFTSAGVLDAEELSSIIEGVEKEALPRIEEDVYRSCESISTLESDSLTVESVDLEGDLFEDVRASIQKSSNKSKLASASTRVSSTSGLQNRDSSGKVGLVSGLVSRNKVKAPPTPRNPTAAVRGIVKTTNKSNPTFTPFPQHTPTRRESSISKPSKVPAKPSASSTISAKRALISDLHVKSEKDKAKHIIDRVSSMSKASVIGGSRGTEPKPPVLSKLTSGQSVSTKTKSATSTSSGSNSSNNIGKSPFNSSRRKVIAGISKLPSSRPPPVRTPSGIASRNKTESGYSSLSGLLSANKLSSSVSPASSVSDWSSESSVSTSMLKYMCDSSRSSIDSCSSRKVLLDTNADQGINYQIPQSDLSLEGQEGQHTGFVIQSVRTTSVAAITPAAPAKPSGLRLPSPKIGFFDGAKSSVRTPRGGVQPQSVVPHGLLKHRAGSPSEGQNKAKLGKLQAVRSIKSIENKTPDNQQNPHPNPFDESLDVATKTSSAEQNVKSSSEMPMGAVENVTYTSLSHGMEKTNYDLHPLTCVEYQENVYHDNQVNCLSKQVELVDINSKPREKIRGGSLPICETDVCFHDESNGLELSNHNELFDYPKNLELLKGSSTPHLCGIPTSIDMATSVRRPFAEKNSFCNMDCSVFTEPAVLEVKPINLHVPESIKTENN, from the exons ATGATTTCCGATTCCGACGCTTCTCTCAGAAAGAGGGACGTCCTAGACCGACGCCTCAGTATCATCGACTTTTTGTCAGCTGATGATTCGCTTCTCGATCCCATTTCTTCCAATCACCAACATTCAG AAAATGAAACGTGGTACACTCCgaattcaaaaaaatttgaagaCGCTTCTACGAAAATTGAACAGTGGGAGCATGAACCTCAAACTTCAGAAAAAAAGACGAACAAAAACAAGTGCAATTTGCGGAAGAGTTTAGCTTGGGACAGTGCTTTTTTCACTAGTGCTG GGGTTTTGGATGCTGAGGAGCTGTCTAGTATAATTGAAGGTGTTGAAAAGGAAGCATTGCCAAGAATTGAAGAGGATGTGTACAGGTCGTGTGAGTCCATTTCGACGTTAGAGAGCGATAGTTTGACCGTCGAAAGTGTTGACTTGGAGGGTGATTTGTTTGAGGACGTTAGAGCTTCAATTCAGAAATCTAGCAATAAGTCCAAACTTGCAAGTGCATCAACTAGAGTGTCCTCTACCTCGGGGCTACAAAATCGTGACT CTTCCGGAAAGGTTGGCTTAGTTTCTGGCTTAGTTTCTCGCAACAAG GTGAAGGCCCCACCTACTCCTAGGAACCCAACGGCTGCTGTGAGAGGAATTGTGAAGACAACAAACAAGAGCAATCCTACTTTTACACCATTTCCACAG CATACCCCAACAAGGAGGGAGTCGTCTATTTCAAAGCCATCGAAGGTACCAGCAAAGCCTAGTGCAAGTTCCACAATTTCAGCCAAGAGAGCATTGATCAGTGATCTTCATGTCAAAAGCGAAAAGGACAAGGCAAAACACATAATTG ATAGAGTCAGTTCAATGTCAAAAGCATCTGTTATTGGAGGTTCTCGGGGTACAGAGCCTAAGCCCCCAGTGTTATCCAAATTAACTTCTGGCCAGTCAGTATCAACCAAGACAAAATCAGCCACTTCCACATCTTCTGGTAGCAATTCATCCAATAATATTGGTAAATCTCCATTTAATTCCTCAAGAAGAAAAGTTATTGCTGGAATTTCAAAGCTACCCTCGTCTCGCCCACCACCGGTCAGAACACCATCAGGAATTGCTTCAAGAAATAAAACTGAATCTGGGTATTCTAGTCTCTCAGGCTTGTTGTCGGCCAACAAGCTTTCTTCTAGTGTTTCACCTGCTAGCTCTGTTAGTGACTGGTCTTCAGAGTCATCTGTATCAACTTCTATGCTTAAATACATGTGTGATAGTTCAAGGTCCAGCATTGATAGTTGCTCTAGCAGAAAGGTTTTATTGGACACTAATGCAGATCAAGGTATAAATTATCAGATTCCTCAGAGTGATTTGAGCTTAGAAGGGCAGGAGGGTCAGCACACAGGGTTTGTCATTCAAAGTGTTAGGACCACTTCTGTGGCAGCAATTACTCCCGCAGCTCCAGCAAAACCTTCGGGCCTTCGACTGCCTTCACCAAAGATTGGTTTTTTTGATGGG GCGAAATCCTCAGTGCGCACTCCACGTGGAGGAGTCCAACCACAATCTGTCGTGCCTCATGGCTTGCTAAAACATAGAGCTGGAAGTCCAAGTGAAGGCCAAAACAAAGCAAAGCTTGGAAAGCTGCAAGCAGTGAGATCTATCAAGTCAATTGAAAACAAAACACCAGATAACCAGCAAAACCCACATCCAAATCCTTTTGATGAATCATTAGATGTTGCAACTAAGACATCTAGTGCAGAGCAGAATGTCAAAAGCTCTTCTGAGATGCCCATGGGTGCTGTCGAAAATGTTACATATACATCACTTTCCCATGGAATGGAGAAAACTAATTATGATTTGCATCCACTTACCTGTGTCGAGTACCAGGAAAATGTGTATCATGATAATCAAGTTAATTGTTTGAGCAAACAAGTTGAACTTGTAGACATAAATTCCAAGCCACGGGAAAAGATCAGGGGCGGTTCTCTTCCTATCTGTGAGACTGATGTCTGCTTCCATGATGAATCCAATGGTCTGGAGTTATCAAATCACAATGAGCTTTTTGATTATCCTAAAAACCTGGAATTATTGAAGGGTTCGTCTACTCCACATCTATGTGGCATCCCAACCAGCATTGATATGGCAACTTCAGTTAGAAGACCTTTTGCAGAAAAGAATTCATTTTGCAACATGGATTGCAGTGTTTTTACAGAACCAGCAGTTTTGGAGGTAAAACCAATCAACTTACATGTGCCCGAAAGCATTAAGACAGAAAACAACTGA
- the LOC101513465 gene encoding small ribosomal subunit protein uS12-like → MGKTRGMGAARKLRKHRIKQRWADKQYKKSHLGNEWKKPFAGSSHAKGIVLEKIGIEAKQPNSAIRKCARVQLIKNGKKIAAFVPNDGCLNYIEENDEVLIAGFGRKGHAVGDIPGVRFKVVKVSGVSLLALFKEKKEKPRS, encoded by the exons ATGGG aaagACACGAGGAATGGGAGCTGCCCGCAAGCTTAGAAAGCACCGTATTAAGCAACGGTGGGCAGATAAGCAATATAAAAAATCTCATCTTGGTAATGAATGGAAAAAGCCTTTTGCTGGGTCATCCCATGCCAAGGGAATTGTTCTTGAAAAGAT AGGTATTGAGGCTAAGCAGCCCAACTCTGCCATTCGTAAATGTGCCAGGGTTCAACTCATCAAAAATGGGAAGAAGATAGCTGCCTTTGTGCCAAATGATGGTTGCTTAAATTACATTGAAGAGAAT GATGAAGTTTTGATAGCTGGATTTGGACGTAAAGGTCATGCTGTGGGTGATATTCCTGGTGTCAGATTCAAGGTTGTGAAGGTTTCTGGTGTCTCTCTACTGGCTCTTTTCAAGGAGAAGAAGGAGAAGCCTAGGTCTTAG
- the LOC101513773 gene encoding small ribosomal subunit protein uS12y-like, protein MCRGIEAKQPNSAIRKCARVQLIKNGKKIAAFVPNDGCLNYIEENDEVLIAGFGRKGHAVGDIPGVRFKVVKVSGVSLLALFKEKKEKPRS, encoded by the exons ATGTGCAGAGGTATTGAGGCTAAGCAGCCCAACTCTGCCATTCGTAAATGTGCCAGGGTTCAACTCATCAAAAATGGGAAGAAGATAGCTGCCTTTGTTCCAAATGATGGTTGCTTAAATTACATTGAAGAGAAT GATGAAGTTTTGATAGCTGGATTTGGACGTAAAGGTCATGCTGTGGGTGATATTCCTGGTGTCAGATTCAAGGTTGTGAAGGTTTCTGGTGTCTCTCTACTGGCTCTTTTCAAGGAGAAGAAGGAGAAGCCTAGGTCTTAG
- the LOC101514114 gene encoding small ribosomal subunit protein uS12-like, producing MGKTRGMGAARKLRKHRIKQRWADKQYKKSHLGNEWKKPFAGSSHAKGIVLEKIGIEAKQPNSAIRKCARVQLIKNGKKIAAFVPNDGCLNYIEENDEVLIAGFGRKGHAVGDIPGVRFKVVKVSGVSLLALFKEKKEKPRS from the exons ATGGG aaagACACGAGGAATGGGAGCTGCCCGCAAGCTTAGGAAGCACCGTATTAAGCAACGGTGGGCAGATAAGCAATATAAAAAATCTCATCTTGGTAATGAATGGAAAAAGCCTTTTGCTGGTTCATCCCATGCCAAGGGAATTGTTCTTGAAAAGAT AGGTATTGAGGCTAAGCAGCCCAACTCTGCCATTCGTAAATGTGCCAGGGTTCAACTCATCAAAAATGGGAAGAAGATAGCTGCCTTTGTTCCAAATGATGGTTGCTTAAATTACATTGAAGAGAAT GATGAAGTTTTGATAGCTGGATTTGGACGTAAAGGTCATGCTGTGGGTGATATTCCTGGTGTCAGATTCAAGGTTGTGAAGGTTTCTGGTGTCTCTCTACTGGCTCTTTTCAAGGAGAAGAAGGAGAAGCCTAGGTCTTAG